GCGGGCTTGCTCGCGAAGGCGCTCTTTCACACACAGAATTACTCTGAACCCTCCCTCATCCCCGGTTGTCGACTAGGCTCTAAGCACTGCTTGATTGGCCTTGTGACGTCTTGTCGAATGTTTTGCCCGCGGGGGCGGGTGCTGCACCTTTTTCCTGTCACTCGTCGACTTTTCAAACAGAACCCTGGAGCCTGCCCACTGATTTGAGAGGTGCCCCATGAGTCTGCTGCTCGAACCCTTTACCCTTCGCAAACTGACCCTGCCCAACCGCATCGCCGTGTCGCCGATGTGCCAGTACTCCAGCGTCGACGGTCTGGCCAACGACTGGCATCTGGTGCACCTGGGCAGCCGTGCGGTGGGCGGCGCCGGTCTGATATTCACTGAAGCCACGGCGGTTACCGCCGACGGGCGGATCACCGCCGAAGATCTCGGTTTGTGGAACGACGAACAGATCGAACCGCTGCAACGCATCACCCGTTTCATCACGGCTCAGGGTGCGGTTGCTGGCATTCAACTGGCCCATGCCGGGCGCAAGGCCAGCACCCATCGGCCATGGATCGGCAAACACGGTAGCGTCAAGCCGGAGGATGGCGGCTGGACCCCGGTCGGGCCGTCACCGATTGCCTTCGACCCGCAACACACGCAACCGAAACAGCTGAATGAAGGGCAAATCGCCGAAGTCATCCAGGCCTTCGTCGCTGCGGCCAAACGTGCGTTGACCGCAGGTTTCAGCGTGGTCGAAGTGCATGCCGCCCATGGTTATCTGCTGCATCAGTTTCTGTCGCCGCTGAGCAATCAGCGCCGCGATCAATACGGTGGTTCGTTCGAAAACCGTATTCGCCTGGTGTTGCAAGTCACCGAGGCCGTGCGCGAGGTCTGGCCGCAAGAGTTGCCGGTGTTTGTCCGGGTTTCGGCCACCGACTGGGTCGAAGACGGCTGGAACCCGGATGAAACCGTGGAGCTGGCGCGCCGCCTCAAGGCATTGGGAGCGGATCTGATCGACGTCTCTTCCGGTGGTACCGCCGCCAACGCCGAGATTCCTGTGGGGCCGGGTTATCAGACGCGCTTCGCCGAACGGGTGCGCAAGGAGTCCGGCATCGCCACCGGCACCGTCGGCATGATTACCGAGCCGGCGCAGGCCGAGCACATTCTGCGCACCTGTCAGGCCGACATCATCTTCCTCGCCCGTGAACTGCTGCGGGACCCGTACTGGCCGCTGCATGCCGACGATGATCTGGGTGGGCGCAAAGCGGTATGGCCTGCGCAGTATCAGCGCGCGACCCATCGTGATCAGCCGATTCACGAGTCTGACTTGCGCGATTGAGTCGGTTGCGGTAAAGCAAAAAGCCCCGGTCAGTGATGGCCGGGGCTTTGTTTTGTCTGGTTGTCGTTGCGCTGCCTGGTCGAACGCTATCGCGAGCAGGCTCACTCCTACAGTTGATCTGCGTCGAACACTCATTTTGTGAACGATAGATCCCCCTGTAGGAGTGAGCCTGCTCGCGAAGAGGCCAGGTCAGGCGCTACATAACCCTCAAGGGTATTTATGCTTGTCCGGCGCCGGCGGGAAGTAC
The Pseudomonas fluorescens genome window above contains:
- a CDS encoding NADH:flavin oxidoreductase/NADH oxidase, encoding MSLLLEPFTLRKLTLPNRIAVSPMCQYSSVDGLANDWHLVHLGSRAVGGAGLIFTEATAVTADGRITAEDLGLWNDEQIEPLQRITRFITAQGAVAGIQLAHAGRKASTHRPWIGKHGSVKPEDGGWTPVGPSPIAFDPQHTQPKQLNEGQIAEVIQAFVAAAKRALTAGFSVVEVHAAHGYLLHQFLSPLSNQRRDQYGGSFENRIRLVLQVTEAVREVWPQELPVFVRVSATDWVEDGWNPDETVELARRLKALGADLIDVSSGGTAANAEIPVGPGYQTRFAERVRKESGIATGTVGMITEPAQAEHILRTCQADIIFLARELLRDPYWPLHADDDLGGRKAVWPAQYQRATHRDQPIHESDLRD